The Acidobacteriaceae bacterium nucleotide sequence GCTTCGCCGCCGTGGAAGCGGGCAACATCAAGCCGAACGATGTTTGCGTCATCCGCTACGAAGGCCCGAAGGGCGGCCCCGGCATGCGCGAAATGCTTGCAGTTACCGCTGCGATCAAGGGCATTCCTGAGTTGAGCGAAACGGTGGCTCTGCTCACCGACGGTCGCTTCTCTGGCGCGACGCGTGGCTTCATGATCGGTCACGTTGCTCCTGAAGCGCAGGTCGGCGGCCCTATTGCTGCTGTGCGCGAAGGTGACACCATCACCATCGATATCAAGAAGCGCACGCTCAACGTCGAGATCAGCGATGAAGAAATCGCGGCACGCCTCGAAGGCTTCAGGCCTCGCGAGATTCCGTACAAGCGCGGCGTCTTTGCGAAGTATGCCAACGCCGTAGGCAGCGCCAGCCTTGGCGCAGTGACCGACTAAGACAGCAACACTGGGGCGGAAGGTATGAAAACCTCCGCCCCGCCGAACCACTTTCACACGCAGGAGCGCACGATGACGACGAAGAACGCACACCCCACACTTACCGGAGCCGAGATCCTCTGGGCCACGCTGGCTGGCGAGAATGTCACCACCGTCTTCGGTTATCCGGGCGGAGCGATCCTGCCGATCTATGATGCTCTGAGAAATTTCCCGACGATCCACCACGTGCTGGTGCGCCACGAACAAGGCGCTTCGCACATGGCCGACGGCTATGCGCGCGCTTCCGGTAAGGTCGGCGTTTGCATGGCTACCTCCGGCCCCGGCGCGACGAACCTTGTCACCGGCCTCGCGACCGCGATGCTCGACAGCATTCCCGTGGTCGCGATCACAGGTCAGGTCTCGAGCAAGGTGCTCGGTTCCGATGCTTTCCAGGAAGTTGACATCACCGGCATCACGTTGCCGATCACGAAGCATAACTTCCTTGTGACGCGCGCAGAGGACATCGCCGCAACCGTGCGTGAGGCGTTCCAGATTGCGACCAGCGGCCGCCCCGGCCCGGTGCTCGTCGACATTACGAAGGATGCGCAGCAGGCCAATGCAGAGTTTGACTTCGACGCAGCGAAGCCCGCAGCCTATCGTCCGCACCCGATGCTGAAGGTCGAAAGCCCTGCGATTCAGCAGGCAATTGAACTCATCAAGACCGCGAAGAAGCCCGTGATCCTCGCAGGCCACGGCATCGTCGAAAGCGGAGCGCAGGCCGAGGTGCTCGCGCTCGCAGAAGCGTTGCAGATTCCGATTGCGAGCACGCTGCTCGGCCTCGGAGCTATTCCTGCGGCGCATCCGTTGCAGCTTGGCATGATGGGCATGCATGGTGAGTCGTGGGTGAACACCGCGATTCAGGAAGCAGATCTTCTGCTCGCACTCGGTATGCGCTTTGATGACCGCGTGACCGGCAACCTCGCCAGCTACGCGCCGAACGCGAAGAAGATTCATGTCGAGATTGACCCGAGCGAGATCAACAAGAACGTTCGCGTTGACGTTGCGTTGATCGGCGACCTGAAGGAAGTGCTGCAACTCATCCTGCCCGAAGTGCCAAAGAGCAGCGACACCGCATGGCTGCGCGAGATCAATGCCAGCAAGGGCACCGCCGCGGTGCGCGACATCATCAACCTGCCCGACACAGGCCATCTTTATGCCGCGCATGTGATCCACGACATCTGGCAGGAGGCCAAGGCGGCTGGCCGTCTCGAACAGACGATCATCGTCACGGATGTAGGCCAGCACCAGATGTGGGAAGCGCAGTACTTCAAGCACGAAGCGGCTCGTTCACTTGTCACTTCTGGTGGCCTTGGGACGATGGGTTTTGCGCTGCCTGCAGCGATCGGCGCGAAGTTCGCCTGCCCCGAGAAGGATGTCTGGGTGATCGCCGGTGATGGCGGCTTCCAGATGACGGCCTCGGAGCTTTCGACCATCGTGCAGGAGAAGCTCGCGATCAACATCGCGGTGATCAACAATGGCTTCCTCGGCATGGTGCGCCAGTGGCAGGAGACGTTCTATGACAAGAATTACTCGGCCTCTCCGATTCTTTCGCCGGACTTTGTGATGCTCGCCGCAGCCCATGGCATTGCGGGCGCGAATGTTTCGGAGCGCCCGAACGTTATTCCGACCGTGACGAAGTCGCGCACCAGCGGCAAGGCGTTCCTGACGAACTTCCAGGTCATCAAGGAGGACGGCGTGTATCCGATGATCGCTCCGGGCGCCGCGCTGCATGAGATGGTACGCAGACCAAGCAAGGATCCCTTGCTCGAGACGGCGGAGGACGAGTAACCGTGAGTTCTGCGTCGCAGAAATTTGTCTCCCAGACCAGCACGAAAGGTCTGCTTGTCGCCTGCGCGACCGCAGCCCTCTGCGCTGCAACAATACTGGGTTGCAAATCTCCCAAGCCGCTACAGAAACCCATAAAGACTGGGGCAACGGTGCAGTACCCCGTGCGCCCGGCTATAGCGCCACCGACGTTCAAGCTCTTCCACCAGACCGACAACTCGCTCACGCTCGTTACGGATGAGCACGCGAGCAACGACCAGATCGCCGCTATTCTTTGGCAGCTTCACGATACGGCGAAGACCGATAGCTTCGGCCCGCTTGGCCTGCCGCAGAGCTTCATCGACAAGCGCGATCCTATCGTCTGGTTTCACATTTATCGTGGCGCAAAGTGCGCGAGCGAAAAATATACCGAGGGCAAGTATCCCTGTGGCGCGAGCTATCACGGGGCTGGCGACTATACCCTCGGCAGCTTCTCCAACAAGAACTACGACGACGCCGTCCTCATCACCAACGGCAAAGAAACGCATCTTTGGGACACCAACACTCAACACTAACCGGCCGCCTTCTGGACCCTGACCCTGGAACCTGGACCTTCGCTTATGCTGCACACATTTATCGCACTCGTTGACGACAAGCCCGGCGTGCTGACGCGCGTCGCTTCTCTCTTTCGCCGTCTCAGCATCAACATCGTCTCGCTTACCGTCGGCGAGAGCGAACGCAGCGATGCTTCGCGCATGACCATCGTCTGCGAAGCGCCCGAAAACGCAGCGCACCGCATCCGCGCTTCGCTCTACAAGCTCGAGACGACTATCCATGTCGATGAGGTCAACCGCTCCGAGGCTGTTGTCCGCGAGCTTTGCCTCATCAAGGTGGCTGCCGGCCCCAACCAGCCGCACGGGGTCCACTCACGCTCGCAGATCTTTGAGCTTGCAGGCGTCTTCCGCGCACGCATCGTCGACCTTGCTCCCGAGAGCATCATGCTCGAGATGACCGGCTCGGCGTCGAAGATCGAAGGTCTGCTGCAGGTGCTACGCGAGTCTGCTTATGAGGTTCTCGAAGTCTCGCGCACCGGCCGCATGGCCATGCGCCGCGGACACCACGGCGGTCGCGTCTTCAAGGCGCTTGGCGTCAAGACAGCTGACGTTGTCTCGCCTGCAGACTTCCCCGACTTCGACCACGACGTCGACCCCGGCGCACTGCCCGAGGACGAAACGCTTCCCAACCAGTTCGACGAGTAAATACAAAGCCATGGAACATCTTCCCTTTCGCATTTTCACGTTCGTCCTCACGCTGGCCGGTATCGCTACCGTCTACGTGGTGGGCGGACGTGTGCGAAAGGTGGAACTGAAGCGGCAAGAAAAGATCACGTTCGAAAGCAATTCTTTACCAGCATCTGAAATCACACCACCTTGGGCGCGCGGGACACACGTCGCGATTGGCCTTGCAGCGTTTTATCTGATCCTCTTCCGGCTCGTCAGTTTCACACCGCCATTTGCATGGGAGCAGCATGGTGGTCCAATTCTTATGAGCCTGTCGTTCCTTTTCCTGGGCCCGTTTATCGCTGGTTTCATCACCGTTTCTCAATCACAAAAACGAACATCGTGGCCGTTTCGCTTCTGGATTCTCGCCCCATGGATCCCCGTCGCAGTCAACATTCTTCTTGCAATCAGCTTCGCGTGGGAAGGTGTCATCTGCGTTATTTTCACCATTCCACCTGCTTTCATTTCGTCCTCTCTAGGGGGCATCGCTGCGGGGCTTCTTCACGAGCGCGCTCAGAAGCGCATCAAGAATCGAACGTTGTACTGTGCCGCAGCTTTTCCAATCCTTCTAGCGGTTGCAGAAACCTATATTCACCAGCCGCTTCAAACACGAACCGTAGATACGTCGATCGTCATCCACGCTCCGCTTGAGACTGTTTGGAAAAATATTGAACGTGTACCTGCGATTGCGCCCAAAGAGTTGCGGAGTTCATGGGCCAACGCCATTGGCTTCCCTCGCCCAGTCGAAGCAACTCTCTCTTATGAAGGAGTCGGTGGCGTACGAAACGCCAGCTTCGAGCATGGCCTGAACTTCACAGAGACCATCACCGAGTGGGTACCCAACCAACGTATCGTCTTCACGATCAAGGCTGACACTGCGGCAATTCCTAACACCACACTCGATGAGCATGTGACCGTCGGCGGACGTTTCTTCGACGTGCTTACCGGCGAATACGATCTTCACCCCATGGCTAATGGTGATGTGCTGCTTCATCTCAGCAGCCGCGAAAGACTTTCCACAGACTTCAACGCATACGCTGCGCTCTGGTCAAACGCTGTGATGCGTGACATGCAGTCGAACATCCTTCACGTGATTCGCAATCGCTGCGAATCCACAACTTCGGAAGCAATGGTTGGGGTTCACACCCACCCTGCGCTTCGATAAACTAAACACTAACCACTGTAGAAAGAGAAAACAT carries:
- the ilvN gene encoding acetolactate synthase small subunit; the protein is MLHTFIALVDDKPGVLTRVASLFRRLSINIVSLTVGESERSDASRMTIVCEAPENAAHRIRASLYKLETTIHVDEVNRSEAVVRELCLIKVAAGPNQPHGVHSRSQIFELAGVFRARIVDLAPESIMLEMTGSASKIEGLLQVLRESAYEVLEVSRTGRMAMRRGHHGGRVFKALGVKTADVVSPADFPDFDHDVDPGALPEDETLPNQFDE
- the ilvB gene encoding biosynthetic-type acetolactate synthase large subunit, which codes for MTTKNAHPTLTGAEILWATLAGENVTTVFGYPGGAILPIYDALRNFPTIHHVLVRHEQGASHMADGYARASGKVGVCMATSGPGATNLVTGLATAMLDSIPVVAITGQVSSKVLGSDAFQEVDITGITLPITKHNFLVTRAEDIAATVREAFQIATSGRPGPVLVDITKDAQQANAEFDFDAAKPAAYRPHPMLKVESPAIQQAIELIKTAKKPVILAGHGIVESGAQAEVLALAEALQIPIASTLLGLGAIPAAHPLQLGMMGMHGESWVNTAIQEADLLLALGMRFDDRVTGNLASYAPNAKKIHVEIDPSEINKNVRVDVALIGDLKEVLQLILPEVPKSSDTAWLREINASKGTAAVRDIINLPDTGHLYAAHVIHDIWQEAKAAGRLEQTIIVTDVGQHQMWEAQYFKHEAARSLVTSGGLGTMGFALPAAIGAKFACPEKDVWVIAGDGGFQMTASELSTIVQEKLAINIAVINNGFLGMVRQWQETFYDKNYSASPILSPDFVMLAAAHGIAGANVSERPNVIPTVTKSRTSGKAFLTNFQVIKEDGVYPMIAPGAALHEMVRRPSKDPLLETAEDE